From Panicum hallii strain FIL2 chromosome 2, PHallii_v3.1, whole genome shotgun sequence, a single genomic window includes:
- the LOC112882118 gene encoding probable xyloglucan endotransglucosylase/hydrolase protein 28, which produces MASGASSSPALPVLSLAAVVVVLLLAVRGEARPPHPLRGVRPLAFDEGYAQIFGSSNLALLRDGRRVRLALDESTGAGFASQDLFLHGFFSAAIRLPADYAAGVVVAFYLSNGDVYEKTHDELDFEFLGNVRGREWRVQTNVYGNGSTHAGREERYDLPFDPTDDFHHYSILWTSQRIIFYVDETPIREVVRTAAMGATFPSKPMSLYATIWDGSTWATLGGRYRVNYRYAPFVAEFADLVIRGCAVDPADRDPLSAACEARAGLESLAVPAERRAAMAAFRRAHTSYSYCHDRRRYPVALVECGAGALLPGRTFGPDGMRQHGRRHRAGAGAAARGGRRGGAQDDVM; this is translated from the exons ATGGCGTCCGGCGCGTCGTCGTCTCCCGCGCTGCCGGTGCTCTCGCTCGCcgcggtcgtcgtcgtcctcctgctCGCGGTGCGTGGCGAGGCCAGGCCGCCGCACCCGCTCCGCGGCGTGCGCCCGCTCGCCTTCGACGAGGGGTACGCGCAGATCTTCGGCAGCAGCAACCTCGCGCTCCTCCGCGACGGCAGGCGCGTCCGCCTCGCCCTCGACGAGTCCACCG GCGCCGGGTTCGCGTCGCAGGACCTGTTCCTCCACGGCTTCTTCAGCGCCGCCATCAGGCTGCCCGCCGACTACGCCGCGGGCGTCGTCGTCGCGTTCTAC CTGTCGAACGGCGACGTGTACGAGAAGACGCACGACGAGCTGGACTTCGAGTTCCTGGGCAACGTCCGCGGCCGCGAGTGGCGGGTGCAGACCAACGTCTACGGCAACGGCAGCACGCACGCCGGCCGGGAGGAGCGCTACGACCTCCCCTTCGACCCCACCGACGACTTCCATCACTACTCCATCCTCTGGACCAGCCAACGCATCAT ATTCTACGTGGACGAGACCCCGATCCGGGAGGTGGTGCGGACGGCGGCCATGGGCGCGACATTCCCGTCCAAGCCCATGTCCCTGTACGCCACCATCTGGGACGGCTCCACCTGGGCCACGCTGGGCGGCCGGTACCGCGTCAACTACAGGTACGCGCCGTTCGTGGCCGAGTTCGCCGACCTGGTCATCCGCGGCTGCGCCGTCGACCCCGCCGACCGCGACCCCCTCTCGGCCGCGTGCGAGGCGCGGGCCGGCCTGGAGTCGCTCGCCGTGCCCGccgagcggcgcgcggccatGGCGGCGTTCCGGCGCGCCCACACCTCCTACTCCTACTGCCACGACCGGCGGCGCTACCCCGTGGCGCTGGTGGAGTGCGGCGCGGGGGCGCTCCTCCCGGGGCGCACGTTCGGCCCCGACGGGATGAGGCAGCATGGCCGGCGCCAccgggccggcgccggcgcagcGGCGCGCGGTggtcgccgcggcggcgcccaggACGACGTCATGTGA